CTGAGCAGTCAGAAGGCATGTAGCAGCCAGAGTCTCTGGGGCAGTTCAGGTCAGCTTTAATACTCTCAGTTGGGGACTTGGCTTCCTTGTTTAACTCTCCCTCCTTCTGACCATCACCTGGAATGGAACAGACATGGGGGCTTAGAGAGCTTATAGTGGTCTATTTAAATGTTATGTCCACAAATCTGACATGTTCCCACAATATCAGAGTTgcagaaataacttttttcatAGTTTCCTTTTTCTCTCAAGCACTGAAATATTATGCCTATTGCAGATGGCATGTTTCAATTTTAATGTAGGCTGTTGAATTTCTGAGTCTGAGACCTTGTTACTTTTGGTTACTGCAGCTAAAAGTTATTAAGTTCAAAAGATCCAAAGTGTTTGCATAAGATTGAAAAACAAGATATATGGGCTGGTGCAACAACCAAACCACAGTTGCTTCTGAAAATTACATTTCCTGTTAGTAGCTTGTCTTGTCTTGCATCACTCAATGTTATGTTTCTTGACTACCACTCAGCCTTTCCTTTCATGTCCTTCTAGCAACTGACTCTTAAGGTATTAGCAGTGTAAGACATCTTCTTTATTTAGCTATGGCCAGGACAAGATGGCTGATATCCTGTTatttacacacactgtgtgtAAGTTCACACTTCTTGCGGTGATATTACTTTGTTATAATAGACAGTTTGCCAATTTAGCAGTATTGTTATAATGGTTTTAAACTGTGATTGGTAACTTTTGTGAGCTGTTTGCTGTAACTGTCCTGAATTGTTTATTGTAACTCTTTTGAACCGTGTGTGGTAACTGTCCTGAATGATTGGTTGTGACTGTATTGAACTATGTGTGGTAACTGTCCTGTTGTGTTCTCTGTGCTGTAAGTGCTGGCTATCCAGTTATCATTAGCCTCTTTATCTGTGTCCCTGATACCACGGCCCTGATACAGCACTTCCTCCGCTGACGGTATACCCTTCCTTATCTGCTTGATATCTAAAACCAGACCTTTGGCAATCTAAATACAGTACATATGCTTAGAGGGAATTATGATCTCCTCCACACCTATAGTTTTTGTCAGAACTAGCAGCTCTGGAGTGCCTCACCTAAGAATATGGATTGTTATCTGTTTAAATTGGCAATGTTGATGCCAGAAGGCCCAGGTGTTGTCTTGAGTGCCTTTGCATCCCACCTGGAAATCAAAGTAGGGAAAAGACTGCCCTGACTCACTTTGGGGTTCTTGGAGGCACTCGACGGCAGCCATCAGACGATGTCTGTGTTCAGAATCAGTCACATTGAGTTCCACCAGATGCTGCTCCTtcagctctctcaggtcatctaCTGTCTGGTACCCATTaaggagcagggaggaggcatACTCCTACAACACAGAGAAACAATACCAATCGGTAAGCAAGCCATCATGTTACAATAAAAACATCTCAATCCTGTCTGTCATCACTGTGTTGACATCAGAAATGTATGATTCTCTAAAGATGCAATTTATAGTTTTTTTTAAGAAGGCAGGAAACAAGTTTTTTTTGAGAGCGATTGTTTGTGACAGCAGGTttgaggaaagagacagagaagagcgtgagagagacaaggagagagcgagagagacagtttACCTCCAAATTGAGGCGCTCTAGGAGTTCCTGTAGCGTTTTGGGCCGGGGtctcctgctcctcctgtgtGTCATCTTCTGAGGCGGTTCAGGAACCTTCTCTACTATGAGGTCTACGTAGATGAACTTAAAGTTTCCCACCTTGTTGTTCAGCATGCCTGTCCATATCCCCATAGGAGGCTTGCTGATGATCTCAATCACATCCCCTACCTGAAAGAAGAAATTGTCATTTTACTTGAGCAATGCATGTATTAGGTCTACACAAGCTACTTTGCAAGACATTGACTCTATCTCAACAGCTTAAAAATCCACGAGGATGTGCTGAAGGACATGTTTGACGATTCAGTCAGGTGGTTCAGTCAGGTAGGTTACCTTAAGTTTGAGTGATTCAGTATCGTAGGGACTGGGGACAAAGTCAGTGTGGACCCGGGCTCTGCCACAGAACTGGCCTGTGTAGGAAAGGGGCAGCTCCTCATCCAGCCTCAGACTGTCTCTGTTACTGGAGCCGTCTGATCCACTGGTAACCCCACCTAGGGCGCAGCACAGTTGGATTGGTAGGAGACAGACATCATGTTAGCTTCACAACAACCTTTACAAACACAGGGCCGAATGTGTTACGGTGAGCATTGTAGGTGTTGTCATACATCATGCTACAGAGGTAGTTTTTTTTACTCCTTAATGCGATGTCTATTCATGAGTGTTGatgccacaggaggttggtggcaccttaattgtggaggACAGGCCTGTGGTAATAGCTGGAGCGGAATTAGGGGAATGGTATCAAATCCATTAAACACATGTTTGTGagttgtttgatgccattccattcgcaccgttccggccattattatgagccgtcctcccctcagcagcctcctatgATTGATGCTGGTCTAACAGTAGTCTACTTAACAATTATAATATTAAGTTACAGTATGATGGTTATGGCGGTGAATTAAATATTGACAGTTTAGACTTCTGACTGTGATTATGTTTGTCAGGCATCCTTTGTTGGGTAAATCAAGGTCCAACAACATGCCTTAGCAGATGAGACTACACACTTGATTTTAATCAACTGCAGATTAAACTAAAATTGCATTAGTAAAGAGAGAACTTGTTTAATCCAGTAAggtgttggctgtgtgcttactgGAGGAGCTTTGTCCACTATTGAGACTGTAGAGGCTTTCCAGAGAGTGACTGGACTTTCTGTGTCCTTTTGGAAATGAATGGACGCCGTAAACAACATCCCCTTCtccttcttcatctctctccgtctcgtCGCACTACCAGTAAAAAAGCAACAGAACAGGTCACgcttttttattttctttgccCTCCTTTTCTCCTTATGCCATCACTCCTCATCTCTCACAGCATGGCGGTtgaggaggaaggaaaggagaaagCTAAACTAATCATAGGGCTGGGTGGGGGCAGGGTTCTAAGATGTTCCATGTGCCAAAACGGCTCAGTATCCCAGGCAGTTTGTGCAAGAACACAGAggagcttctctcctctctctctgagtccTTAATCCACACAGAGCTGCCTTGCCATTTATAACTGAGATTTGACATAGGCAGGAGCTGTGTGTAATCCCCCTATACCTACTCCGACTGTACCTCCATCGTTCTCTTTGTGAGAGAAGGGTTGTGTCTTTTTAGCTTCACAAATTACTTGGTTACCAGGTGACGTGTTAATGAGTATTTGTCCTGTCCTGACCAGTGTTTGGACATGTTGGTCTCTGGACTAAAAGCCTAACTTGTTTGTCATAATTTATAGTCCTCCTTTCTTTACTACCTGAGGAGCCATGCACTGTATTCTATTACCACTCTATGATCACTGTATTATCATTCTGTACTATTCACTTCCAAGGTTCCTGTTCTGTTGGTTTTATATTGTTAATTTATGTGGACTTGGTCTTACTGTACATTTCCTACATACCAGCCTATACCTCTGCATTaattggaactacccatcccggatccgggagaattgtcatcaactacactaattagcatatcgcaacggtcaaaaaatattactggaaaatattcatattcatgaaatcacaagtgaaatatagtgaaacacagtttagccttttgttaatcaccctatcatctcagattttgaaattatgctttaaagccaaagcaagacaagcatttgtgtaagcaaagcattatgtccagctagcagcagggagcttggtcacgaaaatcagaaaagctatcaaattaaccgtttacctttgatgatctttggatgttttcactgacgagactcccagttagacagcaaatgttccttttgttccataaatattatttttatacccaaaattaCTCCATTTGTTTGtcacattatgttcagaaatccaccggaaatagcggtcacgacaatgccGAATTCaaatatccataatatcgacagaaacatggcaaacgttttttataatcaatcctcaaggtgctTTTCAAacatctattcgataatatatcaaccgggacaattgacttttcagtaggagcgagaggaaaaatgactacctctgtcttttacgcaagaatcactctgagagccctcagctggccacttacgcaatgtagtttacgtttacgctcattcttcaacataaaggcgtgaaactacgtcacaatgctgtagacacctcaGGGAATACGTAgtaaaaggaatctggttgatatccctttcagtggccaataggggtgcataggaacacaacagtttcaaaacatgagtcacttcctgattggatttttcttagactttatttttttacttttaattgacaatattttgacagttttggaaacattagagtgttttctatcctaagctgtcaattatatgcatattctagcatctggtcctgagaaataggcggtttactttgggaacgttatttttccaaaaataaaaatagtgctccctagtttcaagaggttaagacATCAGCTTTCTTTTAGTTAAACTTACATTTCACTCGTTTGGCTTTTATCTGTGGTAGAGGTCTGTGGTACACTGAATGTCAAAAAATACAGTTGAGGTTGGGGGGTATAGAAAAACTGTACAATGATAATTGCAATGTAATAATTGAAGTGCAATATTGATTTTGTTTTAATAAATGTTACCTTAACTAAATTTAAGGCCCAGTCTATCCTGTCTCAGGTGCCAGACATATTATGGACAGAGTATGCTATCTACGGTGAACTGATAGACAGTGCCAGCccagttctcttctctccttctctattggCCAATGTATTTTATAATTTTGGAGAAATTGtcaagtttgttttgtttttaaacctTACAATAGGGGTAAAAGCTGAATATTTCTGAGATCTGTGTGTATTAGCAGTAGTGATTGGGAGGGTATTCCTATTGGGAAGAAAGGATCCTAGTTGAAGGAAACAGATATGGAGACTAGTGAAAGTACAAAGTGAATGGTAATATTAGTGGCATTCAGATCGCACTCTAATAATGCAATATCTTTAAAAAAGTAAATGTTTCAATACAAGGTCACATGACGAACAgagggattgagccttggggCTAATATTATATTAGAGGCTGTCATCTGGTGttttggagaggagaagaggaggaccaatgcgcagcgtggtaagtgtccagcACCAATTTTTTGAAGGGCCTAGCAGATTTGTTAAACAACAGATTTCTTACTTTGACAATTGATGTCACAGGGACAGTAATTACAGAACatatttaacctctctgggatatgtgggacggtagcgtcccacctcgccaacagccagtgaaagtgcatggcgccaaattcaaaacaacaacaatctcagcattaaaattcctcaagcatacaagtattttccaccattttaaagacacaattctcgttaatccagccacagtgtctgatttcaaaaaggctttacagcgaaagcaccccaaacgattatgttaggtcaccaccaagtcacagaaaaacatacagccatttttacAGAAACCtatacttcctgttt
Above is a window of Oncorhynchus tshawytscha isolate Ot180627B linkage group LG30, Otsh_v2.0, whole genome shotgun sequence DNA encoding:
- the samsn1b gene encoding SAM domain-containing protein SAMSN-1b isoform X2, which produces MLQRKPSNVSNNDTKSKTKPKRSTSFGRFDSLRHQPAPVKPEENGGALSAEGEQVNSDQTRSGGIGKKMKAISLTMRKRMGRQYAKALSEEMCDETERDEEGEGDVVYGVHSFPKGHRKSSHSLESLYSLNSGQSSSSGVTSGSDGSSNRDSLRLDEELPLSYTGQFCGRARVHTDFVPSPYDTESLKLKVGDVIEIISKPPMGIWTGMLNNKVGNFKFIYVDLIVEKVPEPPQKMTHRRSRRPRPKTLQELLERLNLEEYASSLLLNGYQTVDDLRELKEQHLVELNVTDSEHRHRLMAAVECLQEPQSDGQKEGELNKEAKSPTESIKADLNCPRDSGCYMPSDCSDNSKEETDIHVPAALNHHPPLAQT